A genomic segment from Nicotiana sylvestris chromosome 1, ASM39365v2, whole genome shotgun sequence encodes:
- the LOC104247463 gene encoding uncharacterized protein, translated as MDNGASNASAQLTAEGAAQFQEGIGLVLGRWTALQMAIENDWGGRGSREKSNQLNVDIFSAFTNSKEKVYMDDIEEILDEFMLSLNTEVNDGSLEEVAEKLMFMHEECLEGNFNSIKLLRETNVGRKPATYVRQDASDDDNSSDDGNENLGNNSSDMAIDSVETQSNLGQPMVVDEPVVKQPAAVDEDGWTKVATRRNKGRRN; from the exons ATGGACAACGGCGCCAGCAACGCATCAGCTCAGCTGACGGCTGAGGGGGCCGCACAGTTTCAGGAAGGCATCGGGTTGGTGCTAGGTAGATGGACGGCCCTTCAGATGGCTATCGAGAACGACTGGGGTGGTCGTGGCTCTCGTGAAAAATCCAATCAGCTCAATGTCGACATATTTTCGGCTTTCACAAATTCCAAAG AAAAAGTATATATGGATGATATAGAAGAGATTCTAGATGAGTTCATGTTATCTCTAAATACTGAAGTCAATGATGGCAGTCTTGAGGAG GTAGCAGAAAAATTGATGTTTATGCATGAAGAGTGCCTGGAAGGCAATTTCAATTCAATCAAACTGCTAAGAGAAACAAATGTTGGTAGGAAACCTGCTACTTATGTCAGACAA GATGCTAGTGATGACGACAACAGTAGTGATGATGGGAACGAGAACTTGGGTAACAATTCATCAGATATGGCAATTGATTCTGTGGAAACACAATCAAATTTGGGCCAGCCTATGGTAGTTGATGAGCCTGTGGTGAAGCAGCCAGCTGCAGTGGACGAGGACGGGTGGACGAAAGTAGCTACTAGGCGTAACAAAGGTAGAAGGAATTAA
- the LOC104247464 gene encoding protein argonaute 4A-like, producing the protein MASSKGEATTTKPSRVPMARPGFGSKGQKIRLLTNHFKVGMTNSDGYFFHYSVALNYEDGNPVEAKGIGRKILDKVQQTYALELAGKDFAYDGEKSLFTIGALPHNKLEFTVVLEDLSSSSRSTTLGGSLEGSPGEADKKRSKRQPRSKAYKVVIKYAAKIPMQAITNALRGQDCEQYQEAVRMLDIVLRQHAAKRGCLIVRQSFFHDEPRNFTDLGGGVSGCKGFHSSFRATQGGLSLNMDASTTMIVKPGPVVDFLLANQNARDPYQIDWSKAKKMLKSLRIKASPSNREYKITGLTEKPCKEQTFTLKQKSGNGMAGEEKEVELTVYEYFTYHRHIPLNYSGDFPCINVGKPKHPTFIPLELCHLVSLQRYTKALSNLQRASLVEKSRQKPQERMRTLSDALKTSNYKADPLLGSAGISISDQFTQVEGRILPTPKLKVGRDQDLFPRNGRWNFNQKQLVEPSKLERWAVVNFSARCDVRKLCMDLQRCGQQKGISINKPFDHIFEENPQFRRNPAPVRVEKMLEAVKSKLPSPPQFLLCILPERKNSDLYGPWKRRNLSDLGIVTQCIAPTKINDQYLTNVLLKINAKLGGMNSFLAMELSPVLPQISKVPTIIIGMDVSHGSPGRADVPSIAAVVSSRQWPLISRYRAAVRTQSPKLEMIDSLYKKVSDTQDDGLIRELLVDFYSSSNKVKPEHIIIFRDGVSESQFNQVINIELDQIIEACNHLDENWFPKFTVVVAQKNHHTKFFQTNSPDNVLPGTVIDNAICHPKNNDFYMCAHAGPIGTTRPTHYHVLHDEIGFSADDMQELVHSLSYVYQRSTTAISVVAPICYAHLAAAQMSQFIKFDDLSETSSSHGGLTAVGGAPVLALPRLHRNVRSSMFFC; encoded by the exons atggcatcttcaaaaggtgAAGCTACAACAACAAAACCAAGCCGTGTTCCTATGGCTCGACCAGGGTTTGGATCAAAAGGGCAAAAGATTCGTCTACTCACCAACCATTTTAAAGTAGGGATGACCAACTCTGATGGATACTTCTTCCATTATAGT GTTGCTCTAAATTATGAAGATGGAAATCCTGTAGAGGCAAAAGGCATAGGACGAAAAATTCTGGACAAGGTGCAACAAACGTATGCATTGGAGCTAGCCGGCAAAGATTTTGCCTATGATGGTGAGAAGAGCTTGTTTACAATTGGTGCACTACCTCACAACAAACTTGAATTTACTGTTGTGTTGGAGGATCTCTCTTCCTCTTCTAG AAGCACTACTCTAGGTGGAAGTCTTGAAGGGAGCCCCGGTGAGGCTGATAAAAAAAGGTCAAAGAGGCAGCCACGGTCAAAGGCATATAAAGTGGTAATTAAGTATGCTGCAAAAATACCAATGCAAGCAATTACAAATGCACTCCGGGGACAAGACTGTGAACAGTATCAAGAGGCAGTAAGaatgcttgacatagttttgaggcAGCATGCTGCCAAACG GGGCTGCCTGATCGTGCGACAATCTTTTTTTCATGATGAGCCAAGAAACTTCACTGATCTTGGTGGAGGAGTTTCAGGATGCAAGGGTTTCCACTCAAGCTTTCGGGCCACTCAAGGAGGCCTGTCATTGAACATGG ATGCATCAACAACTATGATAGTGAAGCCAGGGCCAGTGGTAGACTTCCTTCTGGCAAATCAAAATGCAAGAGATCCTTACCAAATTGACTGGTCCAAG GCCAAGAAGATGCTCAAGAGTCTGAGGATCAAGGCCAGCCCCTCAAATAGGGAATACAAAATCACCGGCCTCACTGAAAAGCCTTGCAAAGAGCAGAC TTTCACATTGAAGCAGAAAAGTGGTAATGGTATGGCTGGGGAAGAGAAAGAGGTTGAGCTGACTGTTTATGAATATTTCACTTATCATCGCCATATTCCTTTGAATTATTCTGGAGATTTTCCTTGCATAAACGTTGGGAAACCCAAACATCCAACTTTTATTCCTCTTGAG CTttgccacctggtgtctctgcaACGCTATACCAAGGCGTTGTCCAATCTACAAAGGGCTTCCCTGGTAGAAAAATCCCGACAGAAGCCCCAAGAAAGAATGAGAACATTGAGTGAT GCTCTGAAGACCAGCAACTATAAGGCTGACCCTCTTCTTGGATCTGCTGGAATTTCGATCAGTGATCAGTTTACTCAAGTTGAAGGTCGTATCTTGCCAACTCCAAAG TTGAAGGTAGGCAGAGATCAAGACTTGTTTCCTAGAAATGGAAGGTGGAATTTTAACCAGAAG CAATTGGTTGAACCGAGCAAACTTGAGCGTTGGGCAGTTGTGAACTTCTCTGCCCGTTGTGATGTCCGTAAGCTTTGTATGGATCTACAAAGGTGTGGGCAACAAAAAGGAATT TCCATCAATAAACCATTTGATCATATCTTTGAGGAGAATCCGCAGTTCAGACGCAATCCTGCTCCTGTGAGAGTTGAGAAGATGCTAGAAGCAGTGAAATCAAAACTTCCATCTCCGCCTCAGTTCCTTCTCTGCATACTTCCAGAGAGGAAGAATTCCGACCTTTATG GCCCCTGGAAGAGAAGGAATTTATCCGATCTTGGAATTGTTACACAATGCATTGCTCCTACAAAGATCAATGATCAGTACCTCACCAATGTGCTCTTGAAAATCAATGCAAAG CTGGGTGGTATGAATTCCTTTTTAGCGATGGAGCTTTCCCCTGTACTACCTCAGATTTCAAAAGTCCCCACAATCATTATCGGAATGGATGTCTCTCATGGCTCACCTGGACGAGCAGATGTTCCATCCATTGCAGCG GTGGTCAGTTCTAGACAATGGCCCCTTATTTCGCGCTATCGAGCAGCTGTTCGTACTCAGTCACCAAAGCTGGAAATGATAGACTCTCTTTACAAAAAAGTATCAGATACTCAAGATGATGGCCTTATCAG GGAGCTGCTGGTGGACTTCTACTCAAGTTCTAACAAAGTGAAACCCGAGCATATCATAATTTTCAG GGACGGAGTGAGTGAGTCCCAGTTCAACCAAGTCATAAACATTGAGCTCGATCAGATTATCGAG GCCTGCAATCATCTGGATGAGAATTGGTTTCCAAAGTTCACAGTCGTTGTTGCACAAAAGAACCACCACACAAAGTTTTTCCAGACCAACTCACCTGATAATGTTCTTCCTG GGACTGTGATCGACAATGCAATTTGCCATCCTAAGAACAACGACTTCTACATGTGTGCTCATGCTGGGCCTATT GGAACAACACGGCCGACTCACTACCATGTCCTGCATGATGAAATTGGATTTTCAGCTGATGACATGCAAGAGTTGGTCCATTCACTATCATATGT GTATCAGAGAAGTACTACAGCCATCTCTGTTG TCGCACCTATATGTTATGCCCACTTGGCAGCAGCACAGATGTCACAGTTTATCAAGTTTGATGACCTGTCAGAGACGTCGTCGAGCCACGGTGGACTTACAGCAGTTGGCGGTGCTCCAGTTCTTGCATTGCCTCGGCTTCACAGGAATGTGCGAAGTTCTATGTTCTTCTGCTAA